A stretch of the Ptychodera flava strain L36383 chromosome 18, AS_Pfla_20210202, whole genome shotgun sequence genome encodes the following:
- the LOC139117394 gene encoding uncharacterized protein, with the protein MKGPLAYEDLGLSGIGILPIAKRNEDTCNDCNENVPGNCDNNLIIGEDILTSGYKSGQGTKKPKGNNGKGKCSHGGLYDYTSITTATGGINKESYDPLLSPHSHLHHDAAVSAMKATENFLLAYESTCDCSGWKCKVRKDFIREREGGVITEGYVPTDSSGQALGQSGVTIGSGVDLGSKTRKYFSDIGVPEGVISKLEPYFGLKKQDAIDKLTEMPLSLTLSEAEDLSNRVEDTEITDVAQFYDDAVLGIGDTNLKKFNELTVAERTVISSVYFQYGGPPTTKFPKFWGHVTNQRWPDAISELRDFKDAYPTRRNLEADLLQQDSGETTFCPDPKMIGYGLGAHISDDVFHELFNLRQNSSKSLSIAMDVTGSMSNDIQAAKEECYRLIDERAGTVNEPANYVLVPFSDPDYGPAYVTTDPEQFKTQISSLTATGGGDCPELSMSGTELAIQNSLVGSDLFVFTDASAKDEHKADDVAKLAEERRVRVTYLLTGTCGYVRRSTEGQTEANSLPRRKIHSRRKRSLNAYRKVSEMTGGVVLQVTKGELKGATEIINLSFEGAEVSVLIIDMVGMSSVALPVDSTVTQLEITVSTTDSLATISYSISDPNGNTRQDAKEILNTGQELILVINSTDTGEWSLNLHDDVAWHIVVNATSPIDFLYTLYSEDETGEAVPLHGAPAIGQDVSIVVSLTGEEHVSAVSRLILSARNGTELGSVDVTSVGSGSYLCQTKLPAEDFTLRLIGLDVNSVEFSRTKAIDVKVQPVSLAMQSGIKYSLDPAGIPLRINFTINNHGDETNNYTVMVEDDFFIQDFYPSSFEMPGNSVVEGYMIAAATGNLTESGVISEGSLQVTSEKDTSFNEVKFKLVVMDYLEYYREIEDDEEPSVSTVDDDAAFHWSTVLIIVSVAFVVPVTGIVIAVWSVKRLERKNSTYR; encoded by the exons ATGAAAGGCCCCCTAGCTTACGAAGATTTAG GATTATCGGGAATTGGAATTCTCCCCATTGCCAAAAGAAACGAAGATACGTGCAACGACTGTAACGAGAA TGTACCCGGAAACTGTgataataaccttattattggAGAAGATATCCTAACCAGTGGATACAAATCAGGACAGGGAACCAAGAAACCGAAAG GAAATAATGGAAAGGGCAAGTGTTCACACGGTGGTCTATACGACTACACCAGCATAACCACAGCAACCGGTGGTATCAACAAGGAATCATATGATCCGCTTCTTTCTCCGCACAGCCATTTACACCATGATGCCGCTGTGTCCGCCATGAAAGCAACCGAAAATTTCCTCTTGGCTTACG AGTCGACCTGTGATTGTTCAGGATGGAAATGTAAGGTACGGAAAGATTTTATCAGGGAAAGAGAAGGCGGTGTAATTACTGAGGGTTATGTGCCAACAGACAGTAGTGGACAAGCACTTGGTCAAAGTGGTGTTACCATTGGTAGTGGAGTTGATCTTGGGAGCAAAACAAGAAAGTATTTCAGTGATATTGGTGTTCCTGAGGGCGTTATTTCGAAGTTAGAACCATACTTCGGTTTGAAG AAACAAGATGCCATCGATAAACTTACCGAAATGCCGCTGAGCCTGACTTTATCAGAAGCTGAAGATCTCAGTAATCGGGTAGAAGATACAGAAATCACGGACGTTGCACAGTTTTACGATGATGCAGTGTTGGGGATAG GTGATActaatttgaagaaattcaatGAGCTTACGGTTGCAGAGAGAACAGTAATTTCGTCTGTGTACTTCCAATATGGTGGTCCACCAACGACAAAGTTTCCGAAATTCTGGGGTCACGTGACCAACCAGCGTTGGCCAGATGCTATTTCTGAATTGAGAGATTTCAAAGATGCATATCCCACGCGTAGGAATCTAGAAGCAGATCTGTTACAGCAGGACTCTGGAGAAACTACCTTCTGTCCAG ATCCTAAAATGATTGGGTACGGACTTGGAGCGCATATCAGCGACGACGTCTTTCATGAGCTGTTCAACCTCCGACAAAACAGTTCGAAGTCCCTGAGCATTGCCATGGATGTCACTGGAAGCATGTCAAACGACATACAGGCTGCAAAAGAAGAATGCTACAGACTGATCGATGAGCGAGCGGGAACGGTCAACGAACCAGCCAATTACGTCTTAGTACCATTCAGTGACCCAG ACTACGGACCAGCATATGTAACGACAGACCCGGAGCAATTCAAGACTCAGATAAGCAGTCTGACGGCAACAGGTGGCGGAGACTGTCCAGAGTTATCAATGTCTGGAACAGAGTTAGCAATACAAAATAG TCTCGTCGGTTCAGATCTATTTGTGTTTACTGACGCAAGTGCCAAAGACGAACACAAGGCTGATGatgtggcaaaattagctgaAGAACGAAGAGTTCGGGTAACCTATCTTCTAACAGGTACTTGCGGATATGTTCGCAGATCAACCGAAGGGCAGACTGAAG CAAATTCTCTGCCTAGAAGAAAGATCCATTCTCGAAGAAAACGTAGTTTAAACGCATATCGCAAAGTTTCTGAGATGACTGGGGGAGTTGTTCTACAAGTAACCAAGGGCGAGTTGAAAGGGGCTACTGAGATCATCAACCTCAGCTTTGAAGGAGCAGAAGTTTCTGTTCTTATCATTGACATGGTTGGAATGAGTAGTGTCGCACTGCCCGTGGACAGTACCGTTACCCAGCTTGAGATTACAGTGTCTACCACTGATTCGCTGGCGACGATTTCGTACAGCATATCAGATCCAAACG GTAATACTCGACAAGATGCAAAAGAAATACTCAATACAGGGCAGGAACTTATCCTCGTCATAAATTCTACCGACACGGGAGAGTGGTCGTTGAACTTACACGATGACGTGGCGTGGCATATCGTTGTGAATGCGACTAGTCCTATAGACTTCTTGTATACTCTGTACAGCGAAGACGAAACTGGCGAGGCGGTGCCCCTTCACGGTGCTCCGGCAATTG GTCAAGATGTTTCAATTGTTGTGTCCCTAACTGGAGAGGAGCATGTATCTGCTGTCTCTCGTCTCATTCTGTCGGCCAGGAACGGCACTGAATTGGGATCTGTTGACGTAACCTCGGTCGGTAGCGGATCGTACCTTTGCCAAACAAAGCTGCCTGCAGAG GACTTTACACTGCGGCTCATCGGTCTTGACGTTAACTCAGTTGAATTCTCTCGGACCAAGGCGATTGATGTTAAGGTTCAGCCCGTAAGCCTGGCGATGCAAAGCGGTATCAAGT ATTCCCTCGATCCAGCTGGTATTCCCCTTAGGATAAACTTTACCATAAATAACCATGGCGATGAAACAAACAACTACACGGTCATGGTTGAGGATGACTTCTTCATACAGGATTTTTATCCTTCAAGTTTCGAGATGCCAGGCAACAGCGTTGTTGAGGGTTACATGATAGCGGCGGCTACTGGCAACCTCACCGAGAGTGGCGTTATCAG CGAGGGATCATTGCAAGTAACCAGTGAAAAAGATACGTCGTTTAATGAAGTGAAATTTAAACTTGTCGTAATGGACTACCTAGAATACTACAGAGAGATCGAAGATGATGAGGAGCCATCA GTCTCCACTGTCGACGATGACGCCGCTTTCCATTGGAGCACAGTCCTCATCATTGTGTCAGTTGCATTTGTGGTACCTGTAACAGGCATCGTGATTGCCGTTTGGTCGGTTAAACGACTTGAGAGAAAAAACTCTACGTACAGATAA
- the LOC139117395 gene encoding uncharacterized protein, whose product MTMERPQGKCFDDNDCETTDLRRPHSPGFHMNSLKYKCWIGSVITCLLLGFVLMVMNTAAGVLCLLAESRSTVSCRILLMTKTTKIGVPTVAIVSTAEPILSLTIVGLILLFTLNPSLEKPKKAKQFARRIWKKLRMLCRKYWFLKYITLILISFVYHLIVFIREVQMTPALVLRYITLPLGLSVWFIWLVLLNENGSIILVVKQQRACARKRFTSLSRLHNVLLVFAALTNFVEFVFFTIYMAASIVVIGDESKIVWFIDLVGMSITSGLRYGFASFFSRMLFVGERKYSLLSDPWEEGGDSGDKASLNDMDTSSSKV is encoded by the exons ATGACCATGGAGAGGCCGCAAGGAAAG TGTTTTGACGACAATGACTGTGAAACGACAGACCTTAGGAGGCCACATAGTCCTGGATTTCACATGAATTCATTGAAGTACAAATGTTGGATAGGGTCGGTGATAACATGCCTTCTCCTCGGGTTTGTACTGATGGTCATGAACACTGCGGCCGGTGTATTGTGTCTCCTTGCTGAAAGTAGGTCAACGGTCAGTTGTAGGATACTCCTGATGACCAAGACCACCAAAATAGGAGTGCCTACTGTTGCCATTGTGAGCACTGCGGAACCGATACTCTCTTTAACGATTGTGGGGTTGATTCTGCTCTTTACTCTGAACCCGTCCTTAGAAAAACCAAAAAAGGCGAAGCAGTTCGCCCGACGGATATGGAAGAAGCTTCGTATGCTCTGTCGAAAGTACTGGTTTTTAAAGTACataactttgatattgatatcgtTCGTGTATCATTTAATAGTATTCATCAGAGAAGTACAGATGACCCCGGCTTTGGTTCTTCGATACATTACCTTACCGCTAGGCCTCTCCGTGTGGTTCATTTGGCTAGTATTACTCAATGAAAACGGTTCCATTATATTAGTCGTCAAGCAACAAAGAGCATGCGCAAGAAAAAGATTCACCTCGTTGTCCCGCCTCCATAATGTATTACTTGTATTTGCGGCGCTGACAAATTTTGTGGAGTTCGTGTTTTTCACCATTTACATGGCGGCATCGATAGTAGTTATTGGAGACGAAAGCAAAATCGTTTGGTTTATCGACCTGGTCGGTATGAGTATCACAAGTGGCCTAAG ATACGGTTTTGCATCCTTTTTCTCCAGAATGTTGTTTGTAGGCGAAAGGAAATATTCACTCCTGTCAGACCCGTGGGAAGAAGGTGGTGACTCGGGAGACAAAGCTTCGCTGAATGACATGGATACCTCGAGTAGCAAAGTTTGA